From the genome of Drosophila melanogaster chromosome 2L, one region includes:
- the CG33552 gene encoding uncharacterized protein, whose protein sequence is MDKQDITKMTKKKLIVEVIKQRKRNKEKDEIIKDSFESKKRLIDLRLQLDKEKNITKELRLRLAAQDAIANQAENLSMKRKKIAEENKCYICKWNYEVTGDHRPVSIKCGHLFGANCILHYLQRNKTCPICKSQMIRCMDVRIIIAGQNLCTAELLQ, encoded by the coding sequence ATGGATAAACAAGATATTACAAAGATGACCAAGAAAAAACTCATCGTTGAGGTCATTAAGCAGCGAAAACGGAACAAAGAAAAGGACGAAATCATCAAGGATAGTTTCGAGTCCAAAAAGCGTTTAATTGATCTGCGACTGCAACTGGACAAGGAGAAGAACATAACGAAGGAGTTGCGACTGAGGCTAGCGGCGCAGGACGCGATTGCGAATCAAGCGGAGAACCTGTCTATGAAACGAAAGAAGATCGCCGAAGAGAACAAGTGCTACATTTGCAAATGGAATTATGAGGTTACCGGAGACCATCGCCcagtttcaattaaatgcgGTCACCTTTTTGGAGCGAATTGCATACTACATTACTTGCAGCGTAACAAGACATGCCCCATCTGCAAATCACAGATGATCCGCTGTATGGATGTTCGCATTATTATAGCAGGTCAAAATTTGTGCACGGCTGAATTATTACAGTAA
- the squ gene encoding squash, isoform A gives MAWVPNSQFEDDLVDMEPDFNFVHGQLAYDMKKQGEFWPRPKCTYEYLKSREKRNSELENIHGSRGGTGRDIRQSLQLMENIQKIAGTRPLGEHATMKDWEDESTNELEALAMMRHFGMMSMATDSLPVLPEVKPPEGPIKIIRNGRKQFPLITDPEFFKPRKIPRTKNSSSSSSYHTANSSISSFSLYESAASDLDSSKKQGEIKASKSEKYLEVPYKQLAESYDQEVESPVQFGNQFNE, from the coding sequence ATGGCATGGGTTCCCAATTCGCAGTTCGAGGATGATCTGGTCGACATGGAGCCGGATTTCAATTTTGTCCATGGTCAACTGGCCTACGACATGAAGAAGCAAGGGGAGTTTTGGCCGCGACCGAAATGCACATATGAATATCTGAAGTCCCGGGAAAAGAGGAATTCCGAGCTCGAAAATATCCATGGAAGCAGAGGCGGAACTGGTCGTGATATTCGGCAAAGCCTTCAGCTAATGGAGAACATACAGAAGATAGCAGGCACAAGGCCGCTGGGCGAGCACGCCACTATGAAAGATTGGGAGGATGAAAGCACAAATGAGCTAGAGGCGTTAGCCATGATGCGTCACTTCGGAATGATGTCCATGGCAACAGATTCGCTGCCCGTTCTGCCCGAAGTAAAACCACCAGAAGGACCCATTAAAATTATAAGAAACGGACGGAAACAATTTCCCCTCATCACAGACCCCGAATTTTTTAAACCACGCAAGATTCCCCGAACGAAGAATTCCAGTTCCAGTAGTTCGTATCATACTGCCAATAGTTCAATCAGTTCCTTCAGCCTTTATGAATCTGCCGCTTCAGATTTGGACAGCAGCAAGAAGCAGGGCGAGATCAAGGCGTCAAAGTCGGAGAAATACCTCGAAGTACCTTACAAACAGCTTGCGGAGAGTTACGACCAGGAAGTGGAATCACCAGTCCAATTTGGAAACCAATTCAATGAATGA
- the CG31807 gene encoding uncharacterized protein, isoform B, whose translation MLKKDVVEQLLAERKKSEQKDKQLAKLNITTQEKDKMREEELKLYYQMEEEITNQKLLQEQLLFESKDELTQQLEKIAIENTCCICLDPWEAKDHHRLVSLRCGHLFGEMCIRTHLQHADMCPICRKVAIERDVWRVLLNTP comes from the coding sequence ATGCTGAAGAAGGATGTTGTTGAGCAGCTCTTAGCGGAAAGGAAAAAAAGTGAGCAAAAGGACAAGCAACTGGCGAAGCTAAATATTACAACTCAAGAGAAGGATAAAATGCGCGAGGAGGAACTCAAGCTATATTACCAAATGGAAGAAGAGATAACCAATCAGAAATTATTGCAAGAGCAGTTGTTGTTCGAGTCCAAGGACGAATTAACACAGCAGCTTGAGAAGATTGCCATCGAAAATACTTGCTGCATATGCCTGGATCCTTGGGAAGCGAAGGATCATCACCGCTTGGTTTCGCTTAGATGTGGTCACCTTTTTGGGGAGATGTGCATCCGGACCCACTTGCAGCATGCCGATATGTGCCCAATATGCCGCAAAGTAGCTATTGAAAGAGACGTCTGGCGTGTGTTATTAAACACGccataa
- the her gene encoding hermaphrodite, isoform B translates to MLSADRDSVEEEYGSCSAWKFRCSVDRCPYRTNRPYNLARHEESHIGITQSKLYGCPVCVYNTDKASNLKRHVSIKHPGCKKRPPEAQHKDRNAKLQCLVMGCRYETNRPYDLKRHLMVHNNPEKSHRTFKCSLCTYSSDRKANLKRHHELRHSGIEEAIQTAEELRQEMLLEKQMLKEHKLKYQITEKQDLKNLKLKDQKQKVQMLRDQQPKQRQKKEQLLEDQSPVLNKQLEHGNIPLKEALVGSMKYDEESLEFVYEELQEEEQPPIITISNPQILHGDIRDKHVIAVNVDGQLRWFQSIDPPPGAPTKLELPIKSTSISVQQQMDELDDELAMSLAEEDQQDEFLVPMLSGEEPVKIKQSSLTDLAWSWSTPDAVHHISPKAELKKDLKAGDADTDFPDWWDDGKYTKMQKNQTFAKHSKKPSQENVQRILRIIYDIYYKPFKEDRKQFEAFQIKDSWLCATRMTRMQIIKDMYSKQGTLSQT, encoded by the exons ATGCTTAGTGCGGATCGGGATTCGGTGGAGGAAGAATATGGATCGTGCTCGGCCTGGAAATTCCGTTGCAGCGTGGACAGGTGCCCCTACAGGACGAACAGACCCTACAATCTGGCGCGTCATGAGGAGTCCCACATTGGTATTACGCAGTCCAAGCTATACGGATGCCCCGTTTGCGTTTACAACACCGACAAGGCGTCGAACCTGAAGCGGCACGTGTCTATCAAACATCCTGGGTGCAAAAAGCGCCCTCCGGAAGCGCAGCACAAGGATCGCAATGCCAAGTTGCAGTGCCTGGTGATGGGATGCAGATACGAGACAAATCGTCCATACGACCTCAAGCGCCACTTGATGGTGCACAACAATCCGGAGAAGAGCCACAGGACGTTTAAGTGCTCCCTTTGCACCTACAGCTCCGACCGAAAGGCCAATCTCAAGCGGCACCACGAGCTACGCCATTCGGGCATAGAGGAGGCCATTCAAACTGCGGAGGAACTGCGCCAGGAGATGCTGCTGGAGAAGCAAATGCTGAAGGAACATAAGCTAAAATATCAGATCACAGAGAAACAGGATTTGAAGAATCTAAAGTTGAAGGACCAAAAGCAGAAGGTGCAAATGCTGAGGGATCAGCAACCGAAACAAAGGCAAAAGAAAGAACAGTTGCTGGAGGACCAGAGTCCTGTGCTGAATAAGCAGCTGGAGCACGGAAATATTCCTTTAAAAGAAGCCCTGGTAGGCAGTATGAAATACGACGAGGAAAGTTTGGAATTTGTTTACGAGGAActgcaggaggaggagcagccgcCCATCATCACCATTAGCAACCCGCAGATTCTCCATGGAGACATCCGGGATAAGCACGTCATC GCTGTCAACGTTGATGGCCAGTTGCGATGGTTCCAGTCAATAGATCCACCGCCGGGAGCTCCAACAAAATTGGAGCTGCCCATAAAGAGCACTTCAATTTCTGTCCAGCAGCAAATGGACGAATTAGACGATGAGTTGGCCATGTCCCTTGCCGAAGAAGATCAGCAGGATGAGTTTCTTGTGCCAATGCTGAGCGGAGAGGAAccagttaaaataaaacaatcatCGCTGACCGATCTGGCTTGGAGTTGGAGTACGCCGGAT GCTGTACATCACATAAGTCCCAAAGCGGAACTCAAGAAGGACCTTAAAGCTGgcgatgcagatacagatttTCCAGATTGGTGGGATGATGGCAAGTACACAAAGATGCAAAAGAACCAAACATTTGCAAAGCACTCAAAGAAGCCGTCGCAGGAGAATGTGCAACGCATCCTGCGCATCATCTATGACATTTACTACAAACCCTTCAAGGAAGATCGCAAGCAGTTCGAGGCATTTCAAATTAAGGACTCCTGGCTGTGCGCGACTCGAATGACTCGCATGCAGATAATCAAGGACATGTACTCTAAACAGGGCACGTTAAGTCAAACTTGA
- the CG31807 gene encoding uncharacterized protein, isoform A, whose product MPNNKAQTRSLMRMLKKDVVEQLLAERKKSEQKDKQLAKLNITTQEKDKMREEELKLYYQMEEEITNQKLLQEQLLFESKDELTQQLEKIAIENTCCICLDPWEAKDHHRLVSLRCGHLFGEMCIRTHLQHADMCPICRKVAIERDVWRVLLNTP is encoded by the coding sequence ATGCCCAATAACAAAGCCCAGACTCGCTCGTTGATGAGGATGCTGAAGAAGGATGTTGTTGAGCAGCTCTTAGCGGAAAGGAAAAAAAGTGAGCAAAAGGACAAGCAACTGGCGAAGCTAAATATTACAACTCAAGAGAAGGATAAAATGCGCGAGGAGGAACTCAAGCTATATTACCAAATGGAAGAAGAGATAACCAATCAGAAATTATTGCAAGAGCAGTTGTTGTTCGAGTCCAAGGACGAATTAACACAGCAGCTTGAGAAGATTGCCATCGAAAATACTTGCTGCATATGCCTGGATCCTTGGGAAGCGAAGGATCATCACCGCTTGGTTTCGCTTAGATGTGGTCACCTTTTTGGGGAGATGTGCATCCGGACCCACTTGCAGCATGCCGATATGTGCCCAATATGCCGCAAAGTAGCTATTGAAAGAGACGTCTGGCGTGTGTTATTAAACACGccataa